In Candidatus Methylomirabilota bacterium, the following are encoded in one genomic region:
- the trpB gene encoding tryptophan synthase subunit beta: protein MNSLEKPTHVETCNPGPLPDPRGHFGRYGGQFVPETLMAALAELETIYLQAKADPGFESEMQGYLRHYVGRPTPLYFARRLTDYLGGARIYLKREDLCHTGAHKINNTLGQILLARRMGKSRVIAETGAGQHGVATATVAARFGLTCEVYMGTEDMRRQALNVVRMRLLGAKVAPVEAGSCTLKDAINEAMRDWVTNVDTTHYVLGSVLGAHPYPLMVRDFQSIIGRETRTQILELEGRLPDYLVACVGGGSNAIGLFHHFLDEPAVRMIGVEAGGLGIESGRHAARFAGGELGVLHGTMSFVLQDGDGQIRTTHSVSAGLDYPSVGPEHAYLRDLGRIDFVSATDAEALEAFQLLSRLEGLIPALESAHAIAHLKTLAPTLNRDQIVVVNLSGRGDKDVETVANLVLTEGSRP, encoded by the coding sequence TTGAACAGCTTAGAAAAGCCGACGCACGTTGAGACATGTAATCCGGGTCCGCTTCCTGATCCTCGCGGCCACTTCGGCAGGTACGGCGGGCAATTCGTTCCGGAAACCCTGATGGCGGCCCTGGCCGAACTGGAGACCATTTATCTCCAGGCGAAGGCCGATCCCGGCTTTGAGTCAGAGATGCAGGGCTATCTCAGACACTACGTCGGGCGTCCGACGCCGCTCTATTTCGCGCGCCGACTGACCGATTATCTCGGCGGGGCGCGAATCTATCTCAAGCGCGAAGATCTCTGTCATACCGGCGCGCATAAGATCAATAACACCCTCGGTCAGATTCTGCTCGCCCGCCGCATGGGAAAGTCCCGGGTCATCGCCGAAACGGGCGCCGGACAGCACGGCGTGGCGACCGCAACCGTCGCCGCCAGGTTCGGGTTGACCTGCGAGGTCTATATGGGGACGGAGGATATGCGACGACAGGCCCTCAACGTCGTTCGGATGCGACTGTTGGGCGCCAAGGTCGCCCCGGTGGAGGCGGGCAGTTGCACGCTGAAGGATGCTATCAACGAGGCGATGCGTGACTGGGTGACGAATGTCGATACGACCCATTATGTGCTGGGCTCGGTCCTGGGCGCCCATCCCTACCCGTTGATGGTTCGCGATTTTCAATCGATCATCGGTCGAGAGACCAGGACCCAGATCCTGGAACTGGAGGGCAGACTGCCGGACTATCTGGTCGCCTGCGTCGGCGGCGGCAGCAACGCGATCGGTCTGTTTCACCACTTTCTGGATGAGCCGGCCGTTCGAATGATCGGGGTCGAGGCGGGCGGACTGGGGATCGAATCCGGGCGGCATGCGGCGCGGTTTGCCGGCGGTGAACTGGGCGTCCTGCACGGGACGATGAGCTTCGTCCTGCAGGACGGCGACGGCCAGATTCGCACGACTCATTCGGTGTCGGCCGGACTGGATTATCCGAGTGTCGGGCCGGAGCACGCCTACCTCCGGGACCTCGGGCGGATCGATTTTGTGTCGGCAACGGATGCCGAGGCGTTGGAGGCGTTTCAGCTCCTGAGCCGGCTCGAGGGGCTCATTCCGGCGCTGGAGAGCGCGCACGCCATCGCCCATCTCAAGACACTGGCCCCGACGCTGAACCGGGACCAGATTGTGGTGGTCAATCTCTCGGGTCGTGGCGATAAGGATGTTGAGACGGTGGCGAATCTGGTATTGACTGAGGGGTCTCGACCATGA
- a CDS encoding pilus assembly protein PilM gives MMFSWGSRKRELVGLDIGTSSVKAIHLQQSRGSYRVAELGMVPIHSDAIVDGIIVDAGAVSTAVRQLFDKHAITLSDVACSVSGNSVIIKKITVPAMPAAELREGIAWEAGQHIPYAIDDVNLDFQILRRLGTGEQEMEVLLVAVKKDILNDYLTAISAAGLNVVVVDVDVFAIGNAFMILNKIEPGEVVALVNVGAAVTNINILAGGISDFTRDSPLGGNRHTESLERSFGLSVEEAEALKRGQTIAGHSFTEVEPVVRTVNGELAEEVRRSFDFYYSTSQRDTIHRMILSGGCALLPGLATYLSRTLELPVEIANPFQHIAINAKTVDAQYLATIAPQMMVGVGLALRDADEESV, from the coding sequence ATGATGTTTTCATGGGGGTCTCGCAAAAGGGAACTGGTCGGACTGGATATCGGGACCAGTTCCGTCAAGGCCATACACCTTCAACAATCGCGGGGTTCCTATCGCGTCGCCGAACTCGGCATGGTTCCCATCCATTCCGACGCGATCGTAGACGGCATCATCGTCGACGCCGGTGCGGTCAGCACGGCTGTCCGACAACTGTTCGACAAACACGCCATCACCCTTTCTGATGTCGCCTGTTCAGTATCCGGAAATTCGGTCATTATCAAGAAGATTACGGTGCCTGCAATGCCGGCGGCAGAGCTCAGAGAAGGGATTGCGTGGGAAGCAGGACAACATATTCCCTACGCCATCGATGACGTGAATCTGGACTTCCAGATCCTGCGAAGGCTCGGTACCGGCGAGCAAGAGATGGAGGTCCTGCTGGTGGCGGTCAAGAAGGACATCCTGAACGACTACCTCACCGCCATTTCCGCCGCCGGCCTGAATGTGGTCGTGGTCGACGTCGACGTTTTCGCCATCGGGAACGCGTTCATGATACTCAATAAGATTGAGCCCGGCGAGGTGGTGGCCCTTGTAAATGTAGGAGCAGCGGTCACGAACATCAATATCCTGGCCGGCGGTATCTCGGACTTTACCCGGGATAGCCCTCTGGGCGGGAACCGACACACCGAATCGCTGGAGAGAAGTTTCGGCTTGAGTGTCGAGGAGGCCGAGGCGCTAAAACGAGGTCAGACGATTGCCGGGCACAGCTTCACAGAAGTAGAGCCTGTGGTCCGGACGGTCAACGGTGAATTGGCCGAAGAGGTGCGCCGTTCATTCGATTTTTATTACTCCACGAGTCAACGGGATACGATTCACCGCATGATATTAAGCGGCGGATGCGCGTTGTTACCGGGGCTGGCCACGTACCTGTCACGTACGCTTGAGTTGCCCGTTGAGATTGCCAATCCGTTCCAACATATCGCGATCAACGCGAAAACGGTTGACGCTCAATATCTGGCGACGATTGCGCCCCAAATGATGGTCGGTGTGGGATTAGCCCTTCGTGATGCCGACGAGGAGAGCGTATGA
- a CDS encoding tryptophan synthase subunit alpha has translation MNRIDERFRRLRESGERALMPYLTAGDPDLATTRSLILECERRGADLIEIGVPFSDPLADGVTIQRASQRALRGGTTLAGIIEMVADLRTDCRLPLLLMSYVNPIFHFGYTRFAKEAVAAGIDGLIVPDLPPDEATELIEAAGAYDLYTIFLIAPTSPPERIRTISAASKGFIYYVSLRGVTGARSRVSDDLETGLRIIRRETGLPLAVGFGISTPEQVRVVATMADGVIVGSAIVSLLEQTSGQPDQLQRVGEFVASLKAATRIKAVSGQ, from the coding sequence ATGAACCGTATCGATGAGCGTTTCCGTCGACTCAGGGAATCCGGAGAGCGAGCCCTGATGCCCTACCTGACCGCAGGTGACCCTGACCTCGCTACGACCCGTTCGTTGATCCTGGAATGCGAACGGCGGGGCGCCGATCTGATCGAGATCGGCGTACCCTTCTCGGATCCACTGGCCGATGGTGTGACCATTCAGCGGGCGTCTCAACGGGCGCTACGGGGCGGAACGACCCTTGCGGGGATTATCGAGATGGTGGCGGATCTTCGGACTGACTGTCGCCTGCCGCTCTTATTAATGAGCTACGTCAATCCCATTTTTCACTTCGGATATACGCGATTCGCAAAAGAAGCGGTAGCTGCCGGCATCGACGGCCTGATCGTGCCGGATCTGCCGCCTGACGAGGCGACCGAGTTGATCGAGGCCGCGGGCGCGTACGACCTGTATACGATCTTTCTCATTGCGCCGACCAGCCCGCCTGAGCGGATACGAACGATCTCGGCCGCCTCAAAAGGATTCATCTATTATGTCTCGCTGCGAGGTGTGACGGGGGCCCGGTCCAGGGTCAGCGACGATCTCGAAACCGGCCTTCGGATCATCCGACGCGAAACCGGCCTGCCGCTGGCGGTAGGGTTCGGCATTTCGACGCCGGAGCAGGTACGGGTGGTCGCGACGATGGCCGACGGTGTGATCGTCGGGAGTGCGATCGTCTCGCTGTTGGAACAGACGTCCGGACAACCGGACCAGTTGCAACGCGTCGGCGAGTTCGTCGCGTCGCTCAAGGCAGCCACACGAATCAAAGCCGTCTCAGGCCAATAG
- a CDS encoding phosphoribosylanthranilate isomerase, with protein sequence MVRVKICGITSREDAWAAVEAGADALGFIFAEGTPRYIHPPAAAAIVGEMPPFVTTVGVFVHRPPDEIERIVGVSGVGLAQLHGHESPDLCSQLRTPFIKAIRVQSTTDLEVVAHYPRARAFLLDAYVADQPGGTGRTFPWEIAAEAARRTRVILSGGLRPDNIARAIAQVRPYAVDVCSGVEASPGRKDHQKVREFIEQLRKADAR encoded by the coding sequence ATGGTGCGCGTAAAGATCTGCGGAATCACCTCGCGTGAAGACGCGTGGGCCGCAGTCGAGGCCGGGGCCGATGCCCTGGGGTTTATCTTTGCGGAGGGGACGCCCCGTTATATCCACCCGCCGGCAGCGGCGGCGATCGTCGGGGAGATGCCGCCGTTTGTGACGACGGTAGGGGTATTCGTCCACCGACCGCCTGACGAGATCGAGCGGATTGTCGGCGTATCCGGCGTCGGGCTTGCACAACTGCACGGTCACGAGAGTCCGGACCTATGTAGTCAACTTCGTACCCCATTTATTAAGGCGATTCGGGTGCAGAGTACAACCGATCTGGAGGTCGTAGCTCATTACCCGCGGGCACGGGCCTTCCTGCTGGACGCCTACGTCGCCGACCAGCCGGGTGGGACCGGCCGAACCTTTCCGTGGGAGATCGCGGCGGAAGCCGCGCGTCGGACACGGGTCATTTTGTCGGGCGGACTGAGACCCGACAATATCGCCCGCGCAATCGCGCAGGTCAGGCCGTACGCCGTGGACGTCTGTAGCGGCGTGGAAGCCTCTCCCGGTCGAAAAGATCATCAAAAGGTGAGGGAATTCATTGAACAGCTTAGAAAAGCCGACGCACGTTGA